The Culicoidibacter larvae genome window below encodes:
- a CDS encoding MupG family TIM beta-alpha barrel fold protein, with amino-acid sequence MKKEVGISVYPEFYDLIEIKRYLKKASDLGFTKAFTALQIAEYNFSSKAKTIGKNEFKEIFSYAKSLGINFTADTTRNVFDSLGATPTNLEPFYDLGLATIRIDAGFDYEEICSMTNNKYGIIIESNASFSTPKNKQYYEEVKKFCKLIMDFGNITQLVTCFNYFPRMGTGHSKEFVKEVVHLYKEYSIPVSAFVASQFSAPDLNEHDHGVQTIEEHRFMAPHLAAQELFCLGVSNVIIGDSMASESELSELSRIKDLEHLEIPVLFNQYLPKDIENKIKSIVMTSRVDQPADIIRSTDTRGIELAPLYCAPRIKYSVTMDNIMNSRYAGELQIVLKEYGPRQNINVIGKIAEEGRHLLPYILYGNQRFVLINK; translated from the coding sequence ATGAAAAAAGAAGTTGGTATATCTGTATATCCAGAGTTTTATGATTTAATTGAGATAAAAAGGTATTTAAAGAAGGCATCTGATTTAGGTTTTACGAAAGCATTCACTGCTTTACAAATTGCGGAATATAATTTTTCTTCAAAAGCGAAAACAATTGGTAAAAATGAATTTAAGGAGATCTTTAGCTATGCTAAATCACTAGGAATCAACTTTACAGCAGATACAACAAGAAATGTTTTTGATTCTCTTGGGGCAACTCCAACAAATCTAGAGCCATTTTATGATTTAGGCTTAGCAACTATTAGAATTGATGCAGGCTTTGATTATGAGGAAATTTGTTCAATGACAAATAATAAGTATGGCATTATTATTGAGTCTAATGCCTCGTTTTCTACTCCTAAAAATAAGCAATATTATGAAGAGGTAAAAAAATTTTGTAAACTGATTATGGATTTTGGAAATATTACTCAACTAGTTACCTGCTTTAACTATTTTCCAAGAATGGGGACTGGACATTCAAAAGAGTTTGTAAAAGAAGTAGTTCATCTATATAAAGAGTATAGTATCCCTGTTTCCGCCTTTGTCGCTTCTCAGTTTTCTGCACCTGATTTAAATGAACATGATCATGGAGTACAGACTATCGAAGAACATAGATTTATGGCTCCACATCTTGCTGCGCAAGAGTTATTTTGCTTAGGAGTATCGAATGTCATCATTGGTGACTCAATGGCATCAGAATCAGAGCTTTCTGAGCTATCTAGAATTAAGGACTTAGAACATTTAGAAATTCCAGTATTATTTAATCAGTACTTACCAAAAGATATTGAAAACAAAATAAAAAGTATTGTCATGACTAGTCGTGTTGATCAACCGGCAGACATAATAAGAAGCACTGATACACGAGGGATAGAATTAGCGCCTTTATATTGTGCTCCAAGAATAAAGTATTCAGTTACTATGGATAATATTATGAATTCGAGATACGCAGGTGAGCTTCAAATAGTTTTAAAGGAGTATGGTCCAAGACAAAACATTAATGTTATTGGAAAAATCGCTGAAGAAGGTCGACATCTCTTACCTTACATATTGTATGGAAACCAACGATTTGTACTAATTAATAAGTAA